DNA from Thermococcus argininiproducens:
GCTGCTCCCGATGGTGGAACAATAGGAAAAACCTTTGGATGGACAATAACAAAGGGAGTCATCACGATAACCCCAATAAGCCTTGAGAAGTTCACTCCTACACCAGTTGAGGTTAGTGCCAAACTTACAGGCATTCATTCTTTTGATTGGGGAACAGGCCTCTATGCTGCACTAGTTCCAATCCCACATGCCATTCCAGTTACGGAAGTGGAGGCCTATGACATCCTAGCTAACGTTGATGCGATCCCCATAGCATCTGGAGGAGCAGGGGGTGCAGAGGGGAGCGTTACTCTTGTCCTAGAGGGGGATGACGAAGATATGGAGAGAGCTAAGGAGATTACAAAAGCCATCAAAGGTGAACCTCCTTTAGAACCATACACTGAAGACTGTTCTATATGTCCATTTGCGAAGATCTGTGGAATTGGAACGGGCGCTTTTTAGCCCTCTCTAAAAATTTATAAATATTTGAGAAAGGTTTAGTCAGGGAAGGGCAATGAAAAGAAGCAGGGCAGCTTGGATCTTCCTTATCATGTTTCTACTTCTGCCCCTGGCAGCTGCCGACGAGGATTATGAAAACAACGAAGCCCAATTTGGTGAGTTGGCTGGAGCAGGTTTCATAGTAATAACCGCAGGAATAGTTCTTTACTCCATTATCAAGGGAACTTCCTTTGTAGAATACAGGAAAGGAAGTTTCTCCATAGAGCTAAGCCAAGAAATGTCCTTTTTGAAGGCTCGCGTCCCCCTCTCCCTCCTCGATATCCATCATATCCTTGTGGTTATCGGTTCTCTCCTGACCCTACCCCACTTCATATCGTGCCAGGACTACAGCACGCCTGCTGGCTTAACCGGCCTTTTACTCGGTTTCATACTGCTCATTGAAAATGTAAGCGGGTTCTATGGACGTTATCTTCATGCAAAGGTTGAGAAGCTGAGAAGAGAGGTCAACAACCCCTATCTGAAAGGAACCTTAAAAAAGTTTAGGATATGGAGGGAACTTCACATCGCGTGGACTCTGGTCATGTACTTCCTTCTTGTGCTCCACGTTATCTTTGTAGATTGATCTTTCAAAGTATCCCATCTATCTATTTTCATTCTTCCTGAAAATGGCTTTTTTAAACAATAAAAAACTAAAGAAACACGGAAGCATCAAAAGAAGTAACATTTTCAACCTTTTTGCCGAGTATCACTGTATCCTCCTTCTTTACCGCACCTTCCGGAACCATGAGCGGTGCATGCACCATCGCCAGCACCATTCCTTCCCGGGCTTTCATTGCCCTGTGTGGAACCACTATCGTGGTTATGGGATCCTCTTCAATTAAGAGCCCAACTCCGTGAGTGTATCCGGTTATGTAGTACTCCTGAAGTCCTTTCTCCCTGTAAACCGCAGCTATATCTTTCTCCACCCGAGCAAAAGTGACTCCCGGCCGGGTCTTTTCCAAAGCGATTTTATGGACCTCCTCCATCGCCTCAATGGCATTCTTCGCTCTCTCATTTGGCTCTCCGATGAAAAAGCTCCTCGTCAGGTTTGCATAATAATGGTTGTAGTCCGCACCGATTACCACGGTTACAAACTTACCCCTCTCAACTTTAACGTCTCTAAAAGGCTCGGCATGTGCCCTCGGCGTTGCGGATACATAGACCTTCGGGTCTTCGCTCCCATTGAGCATCAGCTCACGGTAAATCCCGGCAGCGATTTCAAGCTCGCTCTTCCCAGGCTTTATCTCCTCCATCGCCACTTCCATTCCCTTAACCGCAATCTTTCCTGCTTTCCTTATGTTATCAAGCTCCCAATCATCCTTTATCATCCTCAACTGCATTGAAAGGCCTCTGATGTCTTCGATCTGCACCCCCGGGTTGAGCTTCTTGAAAATCTCATAGAACAGAATGTAGGCATCCCTCTCGATGGAGAACTCCATGCCGACGGTGCTGTAACCGTTTTTCCCGATCCACATCGTCACCATTGCCATCAAATCTTCCGTCTTTTGAAACTCTTCAACGTTCTTAATCCAGCTCTTCTGCATGAAGAGCTCCTTCTCACCTTTGGCCACAATGACCACCGGCTCCCCTTCGGCCGGAATGAGGAGGCTCGGACGGAGCCATTTGGTACCGGTGAAGTAAATAAAAGTGGAGAGTGTCCTTATAACGGCTCCGTCTATCTCATTTTCCATTAAGAGATCCTGGAACTTTTCAACCCTCTTTTTAAATATCCCTTCACTCCCCCTCATTTACCTCACCTTAATCACAAGAAACTTCATCTCCAGACTTCCCGTGTTCTCAACGCTGTGAGGCACTTCCCTGGGGAGGTAAACGAGGGTTGCCTTTCTAACCTCTTCTTTCTCCTCTCCAACTTCAACCATTCCTTTGCCCTTTATGACGTACAGGAAGGCATCTACAGGGGCGGTGTGCTTTTTAAGCCCTTCCCCCGGCTTCAGCGTTACGTGAAGTATCTGGACATTTTCCATACCAATCAGCTTTTTAACATCAACCCCGTGGGGGTTCTCAAACTTTTCCGCATCCTCAACCTTTACAACAATCATATCAATCCCTCCAGTCCAAAAGCCTTTTCTCCCCTTCGAGGGCTTTAATTCTGCTTATCTCCTGCGTTATTTCAAGCGTCCCAAGGTACTCACCCTTCTCATCCCTGACAGGGACGTATTTGATGTAAATGAACTTCCCGCCCATCTGAATCCAGAATTCTGCGGCGTCCTTTTTGCCCTCCTTGAAGGCCTTGAGGATTTTGTCAACCACGCTGACACTCTTCGGTGGATGGCAGAGCTGCACGGGTCTTCCGATAACCGAGGGTGTCCTCGTAAATATTCTGTCCCCACCGGAGAAAAACCTTACTCTATCATCTTTATCTATGAAAGTTACATCAACTGGAAGATGCTTGAAAATCGCGTTTATCTCCTTTGGAGAGAGGTATCCAGTCTCAAGTTCTAAGTCACCTTCCCTCTTTACTTTAGTTCTGTCTCCTTCAAGCTTCTGTCCCCTCAGTGCCATCTGAACTTCCTTTGGCAAGCTCAAAATCTGTTCAGCTGTTAAGGTGGTGTCAATTTCGTAGGGATGGAGAGGCTTGGCTTCTGGCTTCCACTCATCTCCGGGCTTAACTTTGTAGTAACCTATTGCCTCTTCCTGCTGCTTAATGGCAACCCACTCCCCCTCGGAGAGCAAGGCTCTCAGCGTCGGGTATAGTATGTTGTTCTCCCTGAACACCATGTCCACGAGGGCGTTCGAGAGCTCGGAGGCCTTTTCCTTGAGGGCTCTGGTGAACTCCTCCCACTCCATTCCGTCCGCTTTGTTTAGAATCTCAAGGAGCTGTTTGATCATGCCTCTTGTCTCATCGTGCTTTGTCCAGAGGACCGTTGGAACCGCTGTAATGCCTCTCCTCTCAAGGTACGGGAAGATAAGCATCTCCTCCCTGTTGTAGTGGGTAAAACCGACAGCTCTAAGCTGGTTGGCTATTCCTTTGAGAACACCAAGAATTTCCTCCCTCATCCTCTCATCCTTCGTGTTTGCGAGGGTAGATGCATAGAGGTTCAGCATTTCGGCGTCTTTTATTATCTCCCTGTTCTCCTCATAGAGCGTATAGAGGGGATGTACCGGAGGAATGTCCTTCATCTCCTCCCTTTCAGTGCCGGCAACCGCCTCCCTGAAGAGCTCAACGTGAATATCGCACATCTTGGCTATCTCTCTCGCTGAGATACCCTCTTTAACGAGCTCCTGCTCAATAAGGGGTATTTCCAGCGGTGAGATGTTCCTCAAGAGATCTTTAAACTCCTCCTTGAGCTTTTCAACATCCTCTCCCCTGTGGATTTTTCTTAAAAGTTCTTTCATCTTTTCTTTCTTGTACTCGCGGTTTTTCAGGAGTTCGGTCATTCAACACCACCCTTAACCTTTTCTTTGATGAGAAGCGCAAGCCCGCGGAGCTTTTCGTAATCCTCTCCCCTCGGCCTCGCACGAATCTCAAGGCTCCCGAGGAGCTCTATATTCGAGCCCTTCAGCACTTCAAGGAGTGAATCCTTGCTCCTCCCGTGCCACCCGTAGGAGCCCATTATCACCGCATATTTTGCGGGCGGCCTGAGGGCCTTTACGAGGTATGCGGCATAGATCGCAAGGGGATGAGCACCCCCAAGGACTGTCGGGGCTGCCAGAACTATGACCCTTGAGTCCACGAGGTCTTTGGCGACCTCCCCTATGTCCGAGCTCACGAGATTGTGCACCTTTACATCCACCCCTTCAGCGGTCAGAAGAGCCGCGAGCTCCCTCACCATGGTCTCATTTGCCCCCCACATGCTGACATAGGCTATCAACACTTTCTCCTTCGTCTCCCCGCTGCTCCACTTTTTATACGCCTCGATTATCCTCGCGGGATTCCTGTATATCGGGCCGTGGCTCGGGGCGATTATCTCAATCTCAAGCCCCTCGATCTTTTGGAGTGCTCTCTTCGCCATGGCCGAGAAGGGCATCATTATCTCCCCGAAGTATCTCTGGGCGTGCGTTAGAAGGTCGGGCACGTCATCGTCGTAAAAGCCCCCAGCAAGGTGGGCCCCAAAGAAGTCGCATGGAAAGAGTATTTTATCCTCCACCAGATATGTAAACATGGTCTCAGGCCAGTGGAGCCATGGGGCCTCTATGAACCTGAGGGTCTTCCCTCCCAGTGAGACGGTGTCGCCATCCTTCACCACCATAATCCTCTCATCGGGGACATCGTAGTATGCTTTAGCCATGTCCGCGCCTTTTTCGGTTGCAATGAGGATGGCCTTTTCGTTCCTCTCCAGCAGGTATGGAATTGCGCCCGAATGGTCGGGCTCGGCGTGGTTCATCACTATGTAATCGATATCGGCCACGTCTGCGATTTCGTTTATTTTCTCCTCAAGCTCCCTCTCAAAACTGGGATTTACGGTGTCTATGAGGGCGGTTTTTTCACTCCCGACGACCAGATAGGCGTTGTAGGAAGTTCCTTCCGGAAGGGGAATTAGAGAATCGAAGATTCTCCTGTTCCAGTCCTTAATTCCAACCCAGTAAACATCTTCAACAATTTTCACAGCTTTCATCATTACGCACCTTCATGACATATGTCATATCAAATACTTTTAAACCTTTCTACCTATTCATGGCCAGCAAAGTTTATATGACATTTGTCATTATAAGTTTATGGTGAAACGAATGGAGATTAAAGCTGTGGTGGACCTGAGGGGGCTAAACCCCCCGGAACCCGCTGTAAGGATAGTTGAGGCATTGAAGGATCTGGACAAGGGGGAGGGTATCGAGGCAATCGGCGACAGGCCGTTCAAAGGCATCCTCCCAAAGCTTGAGGAGGCAGAATACAAATACGAGCTGAAAAAAGTTGGAGATGCCTACATTTTGAGGATATGGAACGAGGGAAATGCCAGGGAAATTTCAGGACTCGGTGATGTGGAGTGCGCAAAGGAAATCGAAATAAACGAGAACACAAACGTCGGGATGCTCATAGAGAGGTATCCCGGAGCTCTCGAAGTGCTCATTGAGTACGGCTTCACCCCGCTCAAAGACGAGACCCTGAGAAAGACCTTGGCAAGGACAATAACGCTGAAAGAGGCCAAAAAACTGGGCAACCTCCCAGATGAGAAGTTCAGGGAACTTTTAGAAAAGCTTAAAAAATTGAAAAGGTGAGCTCAGTCGAGCTCCTCTGCAAGGGCGGAGCCTTCTTCTATTTTTACGCCTTTGTTGAGCATGTCCCTCAAATCCTTCTCGGGGTCGCCCGTCAGCCTGAGGTCGAACTGCTTCCTGAGGATTTCGAAGACTCCCTGAGTTAGGAATTCCGGAGGCCTTGGGCCTATGTAGATGCCCTTAACTCCAAGGTAGAGCAGGGAGTAGAGTATTCCAATTGCCTTCTGCTCCATCCATGAGAGGACTATTGAGACCGGAAGTGAGTTCACATCAGTGCTGAGTTCATTCGCCAGAGCGACGGCAATTTCAATTATTGAGTAAACGTTGTTGCACTGACCGAAGTCGAGGAACCTTGGAATGCCTTCAATGGTTCCGTAGTTCCTCGCGTTGTAGCGGAACTTTCCGCAGGCGGCCGAAAGTATGAGCGCATCCTTTGGAATCAGTTCGGTGAGCCTCTCGTAGTAGCCCATGCCCTTGTGCGGGGTATCACATCCACCAACGACAAAGATATGCCTTATCTTGCCCTCGTTGATGAGCTCAAGGAGCTTGTCCTTCATGGCCAGGACGTTGGTGTGGTGGAAGCCTGTGAGGAGCTTTCCTCCTTCAACCTTCTCCATCTTCGGTGTTCCCAATGCCCTCTTTATCAAAGGCTCGAAGTTGTAGTCCTCTATATGTGGAACCCCTTCAAGACCCGCTATGCCGACGGTAAAGATCCTGTTCCTATAAGCCTCTGTGGGCTGCTGAACACAGTTGCTTGTGCCCAGAATAACACCCGGGAATTCTGCAAACTCCTTCTTCTGGTAGAGCCATGAACCACCCCAATTGGCGGTCAAGCTCTTAAACTTTTTAAGCTCCGGATAAGCGTGAGCCGGGAACATCTCCGCGTGGGTGTAAACTTTAAGCTCATCCTCAAGGCCTCTCTCCTCAATCTGTCTCAGGAGCTCATAGAGGGCTTTGTAGCTGTGGCCGGTAACGAGTATGCCATGTCCCTCAAAGCTGCCTGTAGGAACTTCAACGGGCTCCGGCCTTCCGAAGGTTTCCACATAAGCTTTGTCGAGCAGCTTCATGGCCTCAAGGTGAACCCTTCCGTTCTCAAGAATGAGCTCAAGAAAACGGTTCTTATCGAAGTTAACGTTGGTGAGCGTTGCGTATAATGCCTCAGCCAAGAAATGGCCGATTTCCGGATTGTCGTAACCAACCTCAAGTGCGTGGTAGTAGTAGGCTGACGTACCCTTAATACCGTACAGCAGAGCCTCCTGGAGAGAGTTTAAATCTGGATCCTTTCCGCACACACCCTGTACTGTACACCCTCCCTCCAGGCTCATTGAACACTGATTGCAGAGCATCTCCAAATTTTCAGGTATTCTTATCGCCATTTCCGTCCACCTCCAATTTTATGACGCGTGTCATATCATGCGGTTTAATTTATGAATTTCTGTTCATAAAAGCTTTGCGGTTTCTTAACCTAAAACGTGATGTTTACATGATTAGAGAGGATATTTTTGCTCTATTAAATCCATATATTTGAGCATATAGCATTGATATCACATAGTTTTTGTATCATAATTAATAACAAATATTAAAAATATTATGACATGTGTCATACAAAATTAGATGCCGGTAAATCTTTAGTATTTAGCAAATATTTACAGCAGTTAAATCAAATATAAATTGACCAAAATACTTATATATTCCATGTGTCATATACCTTTTCATGAGAATTAATGCCTTCGAAGCGGCAGCCAAATATGTTTATCCCTCTTTAAGGAGAAGATTAGTGGAAATACTATATAAGAAAGGACTAACTCAGGTTCAAGTGGCAGAACTACTCCACATAACCCAATCAGCTGTTTCCAGATACTTGAAAATGGATAGAGGGGCTTTAGTGGAAGTTGAAAAATTTAGGGACATAGAAGAAAAACTTGAAGCATTAGCCAATGAAATTATTAAAAAGAAACCCGACGAGTATTACATTCACTCAGAACTCGTCAAAATTGCTTTAAAAATGCTTGGAAAGGGCTATGTGTGTTCATTTCACTCTAAAGTTGATCCAGAAGTTGATCCAGCTATGTGTAATATTTGTTTAGATATTTTTGGATAGAGCACTATGAACCAGTGTCTTTAGGGATAGGGGTTTATCCACAAGATTAAAATCGTGATAGTCTTTTTCCACCCTCATACCGATAGCAAAACGCTTTACTCAGGATTCCTCTGCTCAAAGAGTAAAAGTTTGAAACTTTTTTCATAAATTCATTTTTAAATTTATTCACTTGAAATTATTCCGAGGTGAGAATGGTGGATGAGCTAGAAATGATCAGAAGAAAGAAGATGTTAGAACTCATGAAAAAAGCCGGAATAATAGAGGTTAAACAAAAGAAGCCAAAAGTTATCATAGAAGTGATAACCTCCCCAGGCTGCCCATACTGTCCGATAGCATGGGCCATGGCTCAAGAAATAGAAAAGAAGTATGACGGAGTTCTAGCAAAAGAAGTTAGTGTTGCCACTCCAGAGGGCCAGAGAAAAGCCATGGAACACAATATAATGGGAACTCCAACGATTCTAATAAACAACAGAGTTGAGTTCATAGGGGTTCCCAATTTTGCTGAATTTGAAAGAAGAGTACGACAGTATCTGCCCTAAAGGGCGAGGCTTTCGAAAGGTAAAAAATTTATAATCACAAAAGTCTTAAATTAATTCGAGGTGGCATAATAATGCAAAAAAATTGTTGGGAATAATAATTGGAATGTTGGTTTTGGGAGGAATGGGAAAAATAACTAGTGCAACAGAGGAGATTTTTCCCATATATCTTGACCCTGGAAATGGTGGAGGAACCATTGTATATCTTGGAAATGATCAAACATTGACATATGCAGAATATGAAGATAAGGGCGTTAACGATCACAATGGAGTATACTATATATTAAAAAATGAGGTCTATGCAAAGGATGCTCAAAAAGTCTCCACTTCAATTGAAGCAGTTGGATTCGGATATGTTGAAACTTATGCAGCAGTCGGGGAGAAGTTTGACATTGGTGGTACCGGAAGTGCTTCTGCGGCTATAGAAATTCCAGTACAGATTAACGGATGGGTGGATTTAGGTTTCGGAGAAGCGTCGTACAAGGTCAAAGTATATATCAAAGATTTAACAACCGGAGCGATTACATCCTTTATCATTGACGAAGAGGAATTTCAACAAACAGGTAATAAACAAGTAAACAAGCAGATTTTATACCGTACTCCATCATATATATTTAAAAGTGGTCATAGATACGCAGTTTATATAGAACTGACATCTAGAGTTTATTCTAGTGGTGGCCTGAGCTCGGCCTCCCTAAGTTTGAATGTACACTATGACTATATGTATATAGACTTCCCATAGGAGGTAAGAGCTTATGAAAAATAAGCTTTACATTCTTTTTCCATTTTTGCTTGGGTTGATATATGGTGTAGGAATATTTTCAGTGTGGTGGGTTTTTAGATTGGGGAGGCACCTCCCTGACATTGTTGATAATCTCATTGTGATATCCGCACATCTTGCACCAATAGTCGGGGGGATTATCAGCTTTTATCGCCTTTGTAAATGTAGCTGTTGCAAAGAAGACAAAAACTGACCTCCTCCCCGCCCTAAGGAACGGGGTTTTCAAAAGAAAAAGCAATAACAAAAAAGTTCCATTACTTGCTTTTTGTCTTTCCTTTTTAGAAAGTTGTAGAGAGGAACATTTTGAAATTACAGGTTCCAAGCTTTAAAAGGTAAAACTTTCCAAGAAGGTGAACTGCTCCCTTTCGGAAGGGGGCTTCCCACACAAAAAAGATAAAATTTAAAAGTTCTCTCTTTGATTTTCCCCTCATGTTCCTATATGAGAAAAATTTTAAGCTTCAAAAAAAGAAAGCCTTAGAAAGTCTAAATGAGGCCCTAGAAAAAGGGTTAGTAGATAGTGATATAATATCCCTACTTAATAAGATAAACTCCCTGGAGAATTACTTCACAACATCCTCCTGCTCAGGCAGGATAAGCATTATGCAAATGCCCGATTTTGGGGACAAGCTCAATGCAATATGGCTTGGAAAATGGCACAGAGAAGTCAAAATTGAGGAAGTGCTCGATGCCATAAATAAACATGATGGGGGAATGTTGTGGTTTATAGTCCACAGTCCAATTCTCCACGTTTCAGCAAAGACTTTGGAGGATGCTGTTGAACTCCTAAATCTTGCAATAGCCTGTGGGTTTAAGCACTCAAATATCAAGAGCGTAAGCCACAAAAAGCTTGTAGTAGAGATTCGTTCAACCGAAAGAATGGATGTTCCTTTAGGCAGAGATGGCGAACTGTGGGTGAATGAGAGTTATCTTGCGAAAATAGCTTCAATGGCAAATCTCCAATTAAGAAGAGCCAAAGAAAAGCTCAGAAAACTTGAAAATAAAATTGAAAAGCTCAAGAAATAAAGGAAAGGACTTCAGAATTCAGTTTCCTCTTCTCCTGGCCCTTTACCACTTTCTTTCTCTTTCTCGAGCTTGCTTGCAGCTATCACATCGTCAATCCTGAGAATCATTACTGCAGCTTCACTTGCACTCTTGATAGCTTGTTTCTTGACTCTAAGTGGCTCAATAACACCTCTCTCCATCATGTCGGCTGGCTCACCAGCAAAGACATCAACACCGACTGTTGGACCTTTCTCTTTGTGAGCTGCAGTGACCTTCACTAGAACGTCAACTGGA
Protein-coding regions in this window:
- a CDS encoding transcriptional regulator, coding for MRINAFEAAAKYVYPSLRRRLVEILYKKGLTQVQVAELLHITQSAVSRYLKMDRGALVEVEKFRDIEEKLEALANEIIKKKPDEYYIHSELVKIALKMLGKGYVCSFHSKVDPEVDPAMCNICLDIFG
- the taw3 gene encoding tRNA(Phe) 7-((3-amino-3-carboxypropyl)-4-demethylwyosine(37)-N(4))-methyltransferase Taw3, with protein sequence MFLYEKNFKLQKKKALESLNEALEKGLVDSDIISLLNKINSLENYFTTSSCSGRISIMQMPDFGDKLNAIWLGKWHREVKIEEVLDAINKHDGGMLWFIVHSPILHVSAKTLEDAVELLNLAIACGFKHSNIKSVSHKKLVVEIRSTERMDVPLGRDGELWVNESYLAKIASMANLQLRRAKEKLRKLENKIEKLKK
- a CDS encoding FprA family A-type flavoprotein, coding for MKAVKIVEDVYWVGIKDWNRRIFDSLIPLPEGTSYNAYLVVGSEKTALIDTVNPSFERELEEKINEIADVADIDYIVMNHAEPDHSGAIPYLLERNEKAILIATEKGADMAKAYYDVPDERIMVVKDGDTVSLGGKTLRFIEAPWLHWPETMFTYLVEDKILFPCDFFGAHLAGGFYDDDVPDLLTHAQRYFGEIMMPFSAMAKRALQKIEGLEIEIIAPSHGPIYRNPARIIEAYKKWSSGETKEKVLIAYVSMWGANETMVRELAALLTAEGVDVKVHNLVSSDIGEVAKDLVDSRVIVLAAPTVLGGAHPLAIYAAYLVKALRPPAKYAVIMGSYGWHGRSKDSLLEVLKGSNIELLGSLEIRARPRGEDYEKLRGLALLIKEKVKGGVE
- a CDS encoding thioredoxin family protein, yielding MDELEMIRRKKMLELMKKAGIIEVKQKKPKVIIEVITSPGCPYCPIAWAMAQEIEKKYDGVLAKEVSVATPEGQRKAMEHNIMGTPTILINNRVEFIGVPNFAEFERRVRQYLP
- a CDS encoding DUF438 domain-containing protein, with translation MTELLKNREYKKEKMKELLRKIHRGEDVEKLKEEFKDLLRNISPLEIPLIEQELVKEGISAREIAKMCDIHVELFREAVAGTEREEMKDIPPVHPLYTLYEENREIIKDAEMLNLYASTLANTKDERMREEILGVLKGIANQLRAVGFTHYNREEMLIFPYLERRGITAVPTVLWTKHDETRGMIKQLLEILNKADGMEWEEFTRALKEKASELSNALVDMVFRENNILYPTLRALLSEGEWVAIKQQEEAIGYYKVKPGDEWKPEAKPLHPYEIDTTLTAEQILSLPKEVQMALRGQKLEGDRTKVKREGDLELETGYLSPKEINAIFKHLPVDVTFIDKDDRVRFFSGGDRIFTRTPSVIGRPVQLCHPPKSVSVVDKILKAFKEGKKDAAEFWIQMGGKFIYIKYVPVRDEKGEYLGTLEITQEISRIKALEGEKRLLDWRD
- a CDS encoding DUF1858 domain-containing protein; translation: MEIKAVVDLRGLNPPEPAVRIVEALKDLDKGEGIEAIGDRPFKGILPKLEEAEYKYELKKVGDAYILRIWNEGNAREISGLGDVECAKEIEINENTNVGMLIERYPGALEVLIEYGFTPLKDETLRKTLARTITLKEAKKLGNLPDEKFRELLEKLKKLKR
- the hcp gene encoding hydroxylamine reductase, whose protein sequence is MAIRIPENLEMLCNQCSMSLEGGCTVQGVCGKDPDLNSLQEALLYGIKGTSAYYYHALEVGYDNPEIGHFLAEALYATLTNVNFDKNRFLELILENGRVHLEAMKLLDKAYVETFGRPEPVEVPTGSFEGHGILVTGHSYKALYELLRQIEERGLEDELKVYTHAEMFPAHAYPELKKFKSLTANWGGSWLYQKKEFAEFPGVILGTSNCVQQPTEAYRNRIFTVGIAGLEGVPHIEDYNFEPLIKRALGTPKMEKVEGGKLLTGFHHTNVLAMKDKLLELINEGKIRHIFVVGGCDTPHKGMGYYERLTELIPKDALILSAACGKFRYNARNYGTIEGIPRFLDFGQCNNVYSIIEIAVALANELSTDVNSLPVSIVLSWMEQKAIGILYSLLYLGVKGIYIGPRPPEFLTQGVFEILRKQFDLRLTGDPEKDLRDMLNKGVKIEEGSALAEELD
- a CDS encoding M24 family metallopeptidase is translated as MRGSEGIFKKRVEKFQDLLMENEIDGAVIRTLSTFIYFTGTKWLRPSLLIPAEGEPVVIVAKGEKELFMQKSWIKNVEEFQKTEDLMAMVTMWIGKNGYSTVGMEFSIERDAYILFYEIFKKLNPGVQIEDIRGLSMQLRMIKDDWELDNIRKAGKIAVKGMEVAMEEIKPGKSELEIAAGIYRELMLNGSEDPKVYVSATPRAHAEPFRDVKVERGKFVTVVIGADYNHYYANLTRSFFIGEPNERAKNAIEAMEEVHKIALEKTRPGVTFARVEKDIAAVYREKGLQEYYITGYTHGVGLLIEEDPITTIVVPHRAMKAREGMVLAMVHAPLMVPEGAVKKEDTVILGKKVENVTSFDASVFL
- a CDS encoding cupin domain-containing protein — encoded protein: MIVVKVEDAEKFENPHGVDVKKLIGMENVQILHVTLKPGEGLKKHTAPVDAFLYVIKGKGMVEVGEEKEEVRKATLVYLPREVPHSVENTGSLEMKFLVIKVR